Proteins found in one Exiguobacterium sp. 9-2 genomic segment:
- a CDS encoding S8 family serine peptidase — protein sequence MKKKIALMAAVLMTSSNLVSAQGALSSQDKATGQKPQALSLKKSGQEKNYKQSDKVRVVIEMEQKPAIQIAQAQNKRYSTLSNAEKESIKDRLVSVQKSVKSAIAKKAIPVTYKESFTTVINGFSGEVKFGDIEDIKQLEGVKSVHIAHEYARPTVDKGAKPDMLYSKDMVNAKETWQDYGFKGEGTVVAVIDTGIDPSHKDMVLSPETKVDLTSSKVESAKETKGLKGKYFTEKVPYGYNYADHDSEIRDLGAGASMHGMHVAGTVGANGDEANGGIKGVAPETQLLAMKVFGNDPGMPSTFSDIYIKAIDDAIALGADVINMSLGSTASFVNADDPEQRAIVNAMNNGILCAISAGNSAFAGHGAGNPYTANPDIGVVGAPGLTSQALQVASLENTKLTLEGMALTIDGQDAGYLAYQKQDSPNPIAVFDKEKKDVVYVGDGQASNYEGKDVKGKLVFVVRTGDFNYSMIQAEAEKQGAAGVIVRGKIDHGDYVSMALNNPTIPLVTLSIADGNDLEAKAKEGKAIAVTFDGKAVSTDNPVAGQMSDFTSWGVTPSLDFKPEITAPGGKIYSTLNDNEYGVMSGTSMAAPHVAGGTALVMQRIAKDFKVTGATRVKLAKNILMNTSRPQLDQGKYNAQLKTGNFYSPRREGAGLMDLRAAMKTPVVITETKSGEGKASLKEVGEKFTFTLDLKNYSNEKVTYKLAGTVQSDLGAKGSNFLEANGIFKKGTIGTVDANTGTYPISFAVGSKKASSVSINPKSSTKVSVSVDLKNTTDWANELPLEQVFKNGYFVEGFVRLIDTKSKNPELTVPYVGFKGKWDQAPILDAPLYDKNNTFYGLTGLATEVKDDFEFLGTNAAGKVVANKVSFSPNNDGSADEAFPIISFLRNAKKVEYSILDRNKTTLQKLDMQTDVVKNYYDSGSEDGYTPVTSAAWDGTINGKPVKDGLYYYKVKSVIDYPNAKWQTNLFPVYVDTKKPAATVKWDAAKSTLSWTAGDQGTGVASYDILVNGKSVLKQPLAATEKAYTLTDLPERAKIAFVVKDYAGNSVKKDVNTTGVDKAVPNVQIDTPVALGLATSKVINIAGHVSDESGIKSFKINGKTVKLRFDAAQQNYAFSHDVTYTTDGVKSFKVEAYDGKGNRVAFNRQVIIDTELPTIRVTAPKTVSSKTKTAEMKIVLRDNYSELRFDFNGSAEYRRTFKEPYVMKAFKKTITKKVTLKKGKNTYNLKLKDLGGHVVTKTVVITKK from the coding sequence TCTTAATGACGTCTTCCAATCTAGTCAGTGCGCAAGGTGCACTGTCCTCGCAAGACAAAGCGACGGGTCAAAAACCGCAGGCGCTCTCACTGAAGAAATCGGGGCAAGAAAAGAACTACAAACAATCGGATAAAGTCCGAGTCGTCATCGAGATGGAACAAAAACCGGCGATTCAAATCGCCCAAGCTCAAAACAAGCGGTATAGCACATTGAGTAATGCCGAAAAGGAATCGATCAAGGATCGACTCGTCAGCGTCCAAAAATCAGTCAAGTCAGCTATCGCTAAAAAGGCGATTCCTGTTACATATAAAGAAAGCTTCACAACCGTCATCAACGGATTCAGTGGTGAAGTGAAGTTCGGTGACATCGAAGATATCAAACAACTCGAAGGAGTCAAAAGTGTACATATCGCGCACGAATATGCGCGCCCAACCGTCGATAAAGGTGCCAAGCCAGACATGCTGTACAGCAAGGACATGGTCAATGCGAAGGAAACGTGGCAGGACTATGGCTTCAAAGGGGAAGGAACCGTCGTCGCGGTCATCGATACGGGGATTGATCCATCGCACAAGGACATGGTCTTGAGTCCAGAGACAAAGGTGGATTTAACCTCTTCGAAGGTCGAGAGTGCGAAAGAAACAAAAGGCTTAAAAGGAAAGTACTTCACGGAAAAAGTACCGTACGGCTATAACTATGCCGATCACGACAGCGAAATCCGTGACTTAGGTGCGGGGGCATCGATGCACGGGATGCACGTCGCAGGTACGGTCGGAGCAAACGGGGATGAAGCGAACGGCGGCATTAAAGGGGTCGCTCCAGAAACACAGCTCCTTGCGATGAAGGTCTTCGGTAACGATCCAGGGATGCCATCGACATTTAGTGATATCTACATCAAAGCAATCGATGATGCCATCGCACTTGGAGCGGACGTCATCAACATGAGCCTGGGTTCGACGGCATCGTTCGTCAACGCAGATGATCCGGAGCAACGCGCGATCGTCAACGCGATGAACAACGGTATCTTGTGTGCGATCTCTGCTGGTAACTCGGCGTTTGCAGGTCATGGTGCGGGTAATCCATATACAGCAAACCCGGATATCGGTGTCGTTGGTGCACCAGGATTGACGAGCCAGGCGCTCCAAGTCGCGTCACTCGAAAATACGAAATTGACGCTTGAAGGCATGGCGCTGACGATCGACGGTCAGGATGCCGGTTATTTGGCATACCAAAAACAAGATTCGCCGAATCCGATTGCCGTCTTCGATAAAGAGAAGAAGGATGTCGTGTATGTCGGTGACGGTCAAGCTTCGAACTATGAAGGTAAAGACGTCAAAGGGAAACTCGTCTTCGTCGTGCGAACAGGTGATTTTAACTACAGCATGATTCAAGCAGAAGCTGAGAAGCAAGGCGCAGCAGGTGTCATCGTCCGTGGTAAAATCGATCATGGGGATTACGTCAGCATGGCGCTCAACAATCCGACGATTCCACTCGTGACGCTTAGCATCGCGGACGGGAATGATCTCGAAGCAAAAGCAAAAGAAGGCAAGGCAATCGCAGTGACATTTGACGGAAAAGCGGTCTCAACCGATAACCCGGTCGCAGGACAAATGTCTGACTTCACGTCATGGGGTGTCACGCCAAGCCTTGACTTCAAGCCGGAAATCACGGCACCAGGTGGGAAAATCTATTCGACGCTTAATGATAACGAGTATGGCGTCATGAGCGGTACATCGATGGCAGCACCACACGTCGCTGGAGGAACAGCACTCGTCATGCAACGGATTGCGAAGGACTTCAAAGTCACTGGTGCAACACGCGTTAAACTCGCCAAAAACATCTTGATGAATACATCGCGTCCGCAACTCGATCAAGGAAAATACAACGCACAATTGAAAACAGGCAACTTCTACTCCCCACGTCGTGAGGGAGCTGGACTGATGGATCTTCGTGCTGCGATGAAGACACCAGTCGTCATCACAGAGACAAAGTCAGGTGAAGGCAAGGCATCCTTGAAGGAAGTCGGCGAGAAGTTCACATTCACGCTTGATTTAAAAAACTACAGCAATGAAAAAGTGACGTATAAGCTAGCGGGAACGGTTCAATCAGATCTCGGTGCAAAAGGATCGAACTTCCTTGAAGCAAATGGAATCTTCAAAAAAGGAACGATCGGTACGGTAGATGCCAACACAGGCACATACCCGATCTCATTTGCAGTCGGCTCGAAGAAAGCGAGTTCAGTCTCGATTAATCCGAAGAGCTCAACGAAAGTCAGCGTGTCAGTCGATTTGAAGAACACAACTGACTGGGCGAACGAGCTTCCGCTTGAACAAGTCTTTAAAAACGGCTACTTCGTCGAAGGATTCGTCCGTCTGATCGATACGAAGAGCAAAAATCCAGAACTGACAGTTCCTTATGTTGGGTTCAAAGGAAAATGGGATCAAGCTCCGATTTTAGATGCACCATTGTACGATAAAAACAACACGTTCTATGGATTGACAGGTCTAGCGACTGAAGTGAAGGATGATTTCGAATTCCTTGGTACGAATGCCGCTGGAAAAGTTGTCGCGAACAAAGTCTCGTTCTCACCGAACAACGACGGTAGCGCAGATGAAGCTTTCCCGATCATCTCATTCCTTCGCAATGCGAAAAAAGTCGAGTATTCGATTCTTGACCGGAATAAAACAACACTTCAGAAGCTTGATATGCAAACGGACGTCGTCAAGAACTACTACGACAGCGGTTCAGAGGACGGCTACACACCAGTCACAAGCGCTGCTTGGGACGGAACGATCAACGGGAAACCGGTCAAAGATGGTCTTTACTACTACAAAGTCAAATCGGTGATCGATTATCCGAACGCAAAATGGCAGACGAATCTCTTCCCAGTCTATGTCGATACGAAAAAACCAGCAGCTACTGTGAAATGGGATGCTGCGAAATCAACACTTTCATGGACAGCAGGCGACCAAGGAACAGGAGTTGCGTCATACGATATCCTCGTCAATGGCAAGAGTGTCTTAAAGCAACCACTTGCCGCAACAGAAAAAGCGTACACGTTGACGGATCTGCCGGAGCGCGCGAAGATTGCCTTCGTCGTCAAAGACTATGCTGGAAACAGTGTGAAAAAAGACGTCAACACGACAGGCGTTGATAAAGCCGTACCAAATGTTCAAATCGATACACCGGTCGCTCTTGGTCTTGCAACATCAAAAGTCATCAATATCGCGGGTCATGTCTCTGATGAGTCAGGTATCAAATCGTTCAAGATCAACGGAAAAACTGTTAAACTGCGTTTCGATGCAGCCCAACAAAACTATGCGTTCAGCCATGACGTGACGTACACGACAGATGGCGTCAAGTCATTCAAGGTCGAAGCATACGATGGAAAAGGAAATCGTGTGGCGTTCAACCGTCAAGTCATCATCGACACAGAATTACCAACGATTCGCGTCACAGCACCAAAAACCGTCTCAAGTAAAACAAAAACAGCTGAGATGAAGATCGTACTTCGCGATAACTACAGCGAATTACGCTTCGACTTCAATGGTAGCGCGGAATACCGCCGGACGTTCAAAGAACCGTACGTCATGAAAGCCTTCAAAAAGACGATCACGAAAAAAGTGACGCTCAAAAAAGGAAAAAACACGTACAACTTGAAACTGAAGGATCTTGGTGGACACGTCGTTACAAAAACAGTCGTCATCACGAAAAAATAA